In one window of Chelmon rostratus isolate fCheRos1 chromosome 19, fCheRos1.pri, whole genome shotgun sequence DNA:
- the LOC121623178 gene encoding protein AMBP-like, with product MCKCFAVQYIFLCPLQFMGRWYEVAVVSTCPHYLQRKSGNPVIVALELQHDASEGNFSVTATSFRNGTCKRTSTDYGLTNTPGRFFYHVARFRADVDSFVVRTNYDEYAVMLQLSTEKPSANKTTIVKLYGRTMNVAAAVLDDFKALVRQHGMSDDTIIMNQNKGECLPGEQVTKPQNLLPKRSKRNAVSPAQEQDAGDI from the exons ATGTGCAAATGCTTTGCAGTCCAGTACATATTTCTTTGTCCCTTGCAGTTCATGGGGAGGTGGTATGAGGTAGCAGTGGTTTCTACTTGTCCTCATTATTTGCAGCGCAAGAGTGGAAACCCCGTCATTGTTGCACTGGAGCTGCAGCATGATGCCTCTGAGGGAAACTTCTCAGTGACGGCCACTAGTTTCAG GAATGGCACATGTAAGCGGACGTCCACAGATTATGGCTTGACCAACACTCCAGGACGATTCTTCTACCACGTTGCAA GGTTCAGAGCAGATGTTGATTCCTTTGTGGTTCGTACCAACTATGATGAGTATGCAGTGATGCTTCAGCTGAGCACAGAGAAACCATCAGCAAATAAAACCACCATCGTCAAGCTTTATG GTCGAACTATGAACGTGGCGGCTGCTGTGCTGGACGACTTCAAAGCGCTGGTCAGACAGCACGGAATGAGTGACGACACTATCATCATGAATCAAAATAAAG GTGAGTGTCTTCCAGGTGAGCAGGTGACAAAGCCTCAG AATTTGCTTCCTAAGAGGTCCAAAAGAAATGCGGTGTCACCTGCACAAGAGCAGGATGCTGGTGATATTTGA
- the ptgdsa gene encoding prostaglandin D2 synthase a: MRTTVATVVMVMLCVMMARADVKPQRDFSLQKFAGKWYRVGLAYDSPSFAPYRDKIKASMGIVTALPNGNVNLTMWDATPLGCQSKLYQYEKTNVAGTFTYFSTRHNMVKDITVVDTNYTDYALVLKHKVFNREYTQVALYGRSQSVRTNVIQRFKAFALSQGFSRDSILTPPPAENCPPSASGR; encoded by the exons ATGAGGACCACTGTGGCCAccgttgtcatggtgatgttgTGTGTGATGATGGCACGGGCAGACGTGAAGCCCCAAAGAGATTTCAGCCTGCAGAAG tttgCAGGGAAGTGGTACCGGGTGGGCCTGGCCTATGACTCTCCAAGTTTTGCCCCCtacagagacaaaataaaggCCTCCATGGGCATCGTCACAGCACTGCCAAACGGCAACGTTAACCTCACAATGTGGGACGCCAC GCCTTTAGGTTGTCAGAGTAAGCTGTACCAGTATGAGAAGACCAACGTAGCCGGAACGTTCACCTACTTCAGCACAC GCCATAACATGGTGAAGGACATCACAGTGGTGGACACAAACTACACTGATTACGCCTTGGTTCTCAAACACAAGGTTTTTAACAGAGAGTACACACAGGTGGCGCTTTacg GTCGCTCTCAAAGCGTCAGAACTAATGTAATTCAGAGGTTTAAAGCCTTTGCCTTGTCTCAGGGCTTCTCCAGAGATTCTATTCTGACTCCGCCTCCTGCAG AAAATTGCCCACCATCAGCATCTGGACGTTAG
- the slc27a4 gene encoding long-chain fatty acid transport protein 4, whose protein sequence is MMRLACCTALLFVLRLLVGLPWYQVLPAILIFYLGSGGWSFLQIFARTVGRDLHAAFVLLRVKMNVRRHLREKNTIPKIFAETVHRYGDKTALIFEGTGERWTFRQLDEYSNRVANLLLKRGFKDGDVVAIFMDNRSQYVGLWLGMAKIGVEAALINFNLRLEALVHCVTISNAKAVVFGSELTDAICEVHSSMGTAVQMFCCGDWDPKRVPKGTECLEPLLDAAPSHQPNPPQRSFTDRLFYIYTSGTTGMPKAAIVVHSRYYRMAALVYYGFRMTSDDVLYDCLPLYHSAGNIVGVGQCIIHGMTVVIRKKFSASRFWDDCVKYNCTIVQYIGEICRYLLNQPVRHTEQQHRVRMALGNGLRQSIWEEFMKRFNIPQIAEFYGATECNCSLGNFDNKVGACGFNSQILPFIYPIRLVRVDEETMELIRGPDGVCIPCKPGEPGQLVGRIIQNDPLRRFDGYVNQSATSKKIAHSVFKKGDSAYLSGDVLIMDENGHMYFKDRTGDTFRWKGENVSTTEVEGTLSRLLDMKDVVVYGVEVPGAEGKAGMAAIADPSHSTDLEKFAKDMEKALPPYARPVFLRFLPEVNKTGTFKFQKTDLRRDGFDPSAVSDRLYFLDSSRGRYTQLDEELHRSILSGKHKL, encoded by the exons ATGATGCGTCTAGCGTGTTGCACGGCCCTGCTGTTCGTGCTGAGGCTGCTGGTGGGCTTGCCCTGGTACCAGGTTCTCCCCGCCATCCTGATCTTCTACCTGGGAAGCGGAGGATGGAGCTTCTTGCAGATCTTTGCCCGAACAGTTGGCAGAGACTTACA TGCGGCATTTGTGCTGCTGCGGGTGAAGATGAATGTCAGACGACACCTCAGAGAGAAGAACACTATTCCCAAGATCTTTGCTGAGACGGTCCACCGCTACGGGGACAAAACGGCGCTGATCTTCGAGGGCACTGGCGAGAGGTGGACCTTCCGACAGCTGGATGAGTACTCCAACCGAGTGgctaacctgctgctgaaacGGGGTTTCAAG GACGGCGATGTGGTGGCCATTTTCATGGACAACAGGTCCCAGTACGTGGGCCTCTGGCTGGGCATGGCCAAGATCGGAGTAGAGGCCGCTCTTATCAACTTTAATCTGAGACTAGAGGCCCTGGTCCACTGTGTCACCATCTCCAATGCCAAGGCTGTGGTGTTTGGCTCGGAGCTGACTGATG CGATATGTGAGGTCCACAGTTCAATGGGGACGGCAGTGCAGATGTTTTGTTGTGGAGACTGGGACCCCAAACGAGTTCCAAAGGGAACTGAGTGCCTAGAACCCCTGCTGGATGCTGCCCCGTCTCATCAGCCAAACCCGCCACAACGCAGCTTCACAG ATCGCCTGTTCTACATCTACACGTCAGGAACCACTGGGATGCCTAAAGCTGCTATTGTTGTGCACAGCAG GTACTACCGCATGGCAGCCTTGGTATATTATGGCTTTAGGATGACGTCCGATGATGTGTTGTATGATTGCCTTCCACTCTACCACTCTGCAG GTAACATTGTGGGAGTGGGCCAGTGTATAATACACGGCATGACTGTCGTAATCAGAAAGAAGTTCTCTGCCTCGCGTTTCTGGGATGACTGTGTCAAATACAACTGCACC ATCGTGCAGTATATCGGTGAGATCTGCAGATACCTGCTGAACCAGCCGGTTCGccacacagagcaacagcatCGGGTGCGCATGGCGCTGGGCAACGGCCTGCGTCAGTCCATATGGGAGGAGTTCATGAAACGCTTCAACATCCCGCAGATCGCGGAGTTCTACGGAGCCACAGAGTGCAACTGCAGCCTTGGCAACTTCGACAACAAG GTTGGAGCGTGTGGCTTCAACAGCCAGATTCTCCCCTTCATCTACCCCATCAGACTGGTGAGGGTTGATGAGGAGACTATGGAGCTCATTAGGGGACCTGATGGCGTCTGTATTCCCTGTAAACCCG gCGAGCCTGGCCAGCTTGTTGGAAGGATCATTCAGAACGACCCTCTTCGCAGGTTTGATGGTTATGTCAACCAATCAGCAACCAGCAAGAAGATTGCTCATAGTGTCTTCAAGAAGGGAGACAGTGCCTATCTCTCTG GTGATGTGTTGATCATGGATGAGAACGGCCACATGTACTTCAAGGACCGCACAGGGGACACTTTCCGCTGGAAAGGAGAGAACGTCTCCACGACTGAGGTGGAGGGAACTCTCAGCAGGCTGTTAGACATGAAAGATGTAGTAGTTTATGGAGTGGAGGTACCAG GAGCAGAGGGAAAGGCTGGAATGGCAGCCATCGCTGATCCGTCTCACTCCACTGACCTGGAGAAGTTTGCGAAGGACATGGAGAAGGCGCTTCCTCCGTACGCCAGACCTGTGTTTCTCCGCTTCCTTCCGGAGGTCAACAAGACAG gAACGTTTAAGTTTCAGAAGACGGATCTGCGTCGGGACGGCTTTGACCCCAGCGCAGTGTCAGACAGACTGTACTTCCTGGattccagcagagggcgctaTACACAGCTGGACGAGGAGCTTCACCGCTCCATACTGTCAGGGAAACACAAATTGTGA